A segment of the Amblyomma americanum isolate KBUSLIRL-KWMA chromosome 6, ASM5285725v1, whole genome shotgun sequence genome:
ACCAAATTGGCACTTTTCAAATGAACGCATGGCTTAGCGATCGGTGCTTTCTGAAAGCATGTCTCACATCTGAAACTCGCGCACAGTGCGAGCTTCGCACTGCAGAGCTCGAGAAAGATTTCTTTAGGAGATCACACCGATGACCAATCCACAAAGTTTCGCGCTTAAACTGAAAGCTTCCATGAGCAAGCTCTGCCCAAGGAACTTGCGCTGATACTTTTCACCGGCACAGGCTAAAGGCTAGCTGGGGAAAGCGAATTACTGTGTTACTGTGGGAACTGTTACACGCAATTTATGTACACGGCCTACTGACATCGCTCCTGTGGGCAAGTAGTGACTTCAGCGTGATGGATCTTTCATGGCTGCTGTAATACTGTGCTCGTTGACCAGCGTATAATCAATCAGGCGGATTGTGTGGTCGGGTTCATAGGCCATTTGATCCCTAAGCGCTGGCGGTGGTCCAGGCGGCAGAATTTCCACCGGCACAATGTCGATCGGCTGTGCGATTCTCAGGTGATTGAAGCTGCCACTCCAAATACGCTGCGGCCCACTGAGATTGTTACATGAGATGGCAGCTACTAGTACTTCGTCCTGACACTCTCGCTCTCgccaaaaatgcaaaaaaatatattttacattcatttcttctttactCTTAGATCCGCATCGCAATCGCTTTTTTTTAGGTTTTATGATGTGGTTAGCCTTGAGCACACGGCTATTATCTTGTTCCGTGCAGCCCTTCTGCTTTCACGGACTGGAATCACGTAACTGCATGCCTACGCCTGAGCTAATAGATAATGGCGCTGGCTTAATTTCGTTACAGGCAGCAGTTTGGAATATGCTTGGAAGACCTTTTTTGGGCGAACCATAACGCGATTCGAAGCTTATATAGTGGGTTAATAGCATCGCGTGTACTCACTCGATTGCTTTCTTTAGCGCTGCACTCGTCGGCTTATTCGCTGATCTTCCCTAAGACTCTCCATCGAAAACCAGGTCATCAAGATAAGTTTAAAGCGCCCGTTCCCACATCTTCCGTTTTCGCAGAGAGGCATTGCGTGTGTTGCCGCTCTTTGTAAAAGAGTAATAATCGGCTAGGAGAGGCACCGGTGGTCCCAGAGTGCGCACGGCTAAGATAGCACTTAGTCATACAATCAAGGTGATTGTAcgctcgccaaaaaaaaaaaaatcaatgaaccAGCACTGACGGCGCTGCATGCAGCCTAATGCACGATACGGGGATCGCTGAAAAGCTGTGCGAGCACTCTTCTCCCATCCCAGCGACCTTGTGCGTCAGAGCAACGGAAATCTCGCAGCGTGAGTAAAATGAACCGTTGCGAACCGGGTTGCGCAGTCGGGCAGCAAGGACCTATTACGCTTGCTGTGTCATCAGATGCGGAACTTTTTTATGGTGATAGAGAGCGTTAGAAGTAAAGGGGGGTCGAGACCAACTTAAACTTGGCACGCGTGTTTGCGAGCCAGCCAGGAGCCCGTTGGCCTTACTTTGTTCTATGGCGGGCACAGCGAAAGTCCCTGCAGGAGCAATCTGCGGGGCGAAGATGTTGAAAAAAAAGGTAATACCACGGATGTATACGATGCATGGCCTTTCCCGCAGAAACAACTTatcatagatttttttttttcggaaacgtCACAAACCGGAAAATCAGTTGCAGTTTGGGACTGACGAAGGTGGTGCTAAACATAAATTAGGTTACAGAAACCAAGCAGCAAATCAATCATTTACGTTGCAGGCTAAGAACTTACGTCGCCTTGAAGTGTTAGCAGAAAAAAGCTGCTCGACTTGGAACTTTGCCCAGTGTGTTAGCCGCCCTTGCTTTTGTTCAGCATTTGTTATCTACAAAGCTCGCGGTGAAAGACAACTCGCCGATCCTCTTGTGTTTTATTTCCCCTGCTGTGTTACGCAAGCGCATGCCGGATAGATCGAATGTTTTGCGCGTCCTTGTTGATTAGCCTGCTCGCTGGCAAAGAAGAAGGCGGAGGTGAGCGACGCGATTATTGCTCTCATCGCGCGCGGAAAACAATGAAACTGCACCCGCATGGCCAAGTGACCTTTGGCGCCGCCGTCGCTTCCGGGTGCGGCCGCTTCGCCAACGGCCCCAGCAGACCACCGCGCGCGGAAGCAGACCACGTTGCTCATGTTCGGAACATTTCGTACTGCCTTGATGTTCTAGAAGCATTCGCAAAGCCAATCCTTTTATATCTGTGTTTAcgcctagcattttttttttcccaatgtCCCCAGGGCATTGGCGTTCGACCTGAACAGTCTTGGAGCCATGCAGTGCCCACGGCACCCGTCGCCGCCCTTAGAAGCTTTAGATAGTTAGGAAGGACGGCCTGATTACTGCATAACGTGGCCGCGGACAGCATAATGGGATAATGGAACGAATGTCGGGTCACGTGCCAAGTTGCCTATAGCCTTCCACACCGCAATGCAGCTGGCCTTCCGTCTCGAGTTGCTTGAACGTGACGTTAGTGACGCCTTACCTGCGCGCCAAATTTTCTTACATTCTCTCTCGTGCTGGGCGTGGCGTTTTGCTAATTTCAACAGAAGAGTTCTGTCAAAGGTCGAGAAGAAATTAGATAATTTTTGTTATTGTAACATCAAGAGAAGTTGAGCTATATCAGTCAAATTAGGTTTCACAGAGCAAAAAGCAGGGACAAGACAGAACACAAGTGCTATGTGTTTAGAGCTTGTATGCTATCTTGTCCCTGCGTTTTACGCTTTGAAACCTCATGtcattacccactagcccgaccAATTACCTTTCTAAGTTATCAGTGAAATCGGTAAAATCGATATTGAAGCACGTCGGAGGGACGCGTCAGCCGTTAGCGACTGCTACGGAGCGATTTTTTATCGCGAAAGTATGCCTATACAGTCGTGAGTAGAGATAAACGTTAATGACGCACGATACGTCATATCAGCCTGCGGCATGTTAACTCATAACTTTCAATGTGAGTTGGTTGAATGGTTATTTTTTTTATGATGCACGCTTTGCATTGTTCATGCCATGAATATATGCGGTATTATTACTGTTATTGTTGTTCTTATTAAACGGCATAACGCATCTCAGGTAGGCTTTGACACGGTCCTCTCGAACTTTCACGACGCCGTTGTTGGAGCTGCTTTCTGAGCTAAACAACTGTTCGCAAAGACAGCCAGTGAGCCCGAACGAGTACCTAGTGTCCAGGCGCTTGTTCAAGATGATCTAAGCAGTGAAATGCGAGTACATCcgctacaaaaagaaaagcaCTCGAATACACATCCCGATATCCGAGCTTTAACTGCAATTACAGCTTGTTCTGACGATCAACCCTTCTCAGGCAACTTAATCCTGTATTTCACAAATGAGAAATAAAAGTTTAACACATGCCCTAACATTGAAATATGACGCCCTTTTCAGGGAAATGCTCCGGCGGTAGGGGTATATGAATACTTCATATTTTACTTAGCACTTTATATACAGCCTACTGAGTTTCCGGCATCATCACTCAAAGGTGCCAagatcttgtttttttttttgcgggcattTCTTCGTTCTGTGGTAGTTAGCACATACTTGAGAGACCCACGATATTTGGAAGTATCGAAAAAGGATGGTCGAGTCTGTTATTTTTTCGCCGCTTGATAACAGCGGCTCATCCCGTTCCGTGTGGGGAGAGGGAGCTTGTTTACGTCTTCCGCAGATGAGCCAAGTGCCGACGAAACGAGCCGCGTGATGCAGAAGGGCCCGTTCCTGTGCTTCACGCAGACTACCGCAAGAAGTAGGCTATCTCGTGTTAAGGCGATGTCCTTGCTGTCTACATGGAGTCACGCGTGGCCAGAGAGGTCGGAACGCGGAACGCGGGATTCGTTCTGCCCCTGTTTCTCGCCCCTTCTTTCCGCTCGTCGCGTCTGTGGGCGCTTCCGTCTGCGTGCCACGCTATGTACAACACTTCGCAAAGTTCAGGGACGGTTTCAGGATTGGTACTCGCAGCTTGAAGGTTCATCGTTTCAAATTCTGCCCTACTTACGCTCTTGCCAACTGGTTTATTTCTCGTTCGAGTGCGCATTTCTCCCGCCTCATCGATACCCTGCGTGATACGGCTCGGAAATGAAAAACACTCTGATCTTGTGTACGGCATTAAAACGCTGCCGCCgacgtctgctgcctcgtttaaAGCGAAAGGTCAGGAGGTACGCATGTTCCGAGACCCTTTCGGGCGCTTGCAGACTCGCAGCGGCGGAAACGGCAGTTGATTGAAAAAACGTTCGCAAGAGACCAAATGAGTCTGCTCCGGAGTCGCGATCTTAGCGCCCCGTTCACGTATTCAGGGAGGAGATATCCCGGGGGCGTATTTACAAAGTGGATCGCGATCATCTCCTTGAGGaacctcctttctttttcttcccgcCCCCTCTCTAGATGCTACCGAGATACTcgaaagcagaaaggaaaaaaaccgaCCGATAGGCATCGGTGGCCGCACTCACCCCGTGCGTGTGAACCTCCCAAGCATCTTCATGATCTTCTCGGAGAGCAGCTTCTCCTCTTCACTCTTGCTCATGTCGCTCATGGAGCCGAGCATGTAGAGCGTTTCCTCACCATACGTCGGGCCGAACAGCTGCGAACCGAACGACGACTCTTGCGTCAGCATGAAGTAGTAGACGTTGGCGCCGCGCCGTGCCAGGTCCTCGCCGAATTGGTTTCCGGGGCAGAGGGTGACGCCGTCTCCGATCGCGCGGCCACCGGCCTTGAGCATGTCACTCGGGCTGTCCTCCGTCTCATTCAGATAGTAGTTGGTGATGGGAGCCGCGTTACGTTTGTACATCATGCCGTAGAAAAGGCCCACTACGTAGCGGACGTCGCCcatggtgatgtcgtccgcgggAGCCCCGTCGAAGTAGCCGCCGTAGTAGACGAGCGCCGCGGCCTCTTCCTCGGTGAGGCCCATGAGCACGTCCATGCCCTTAAAGCTCGCAGAGTCCTCCATCATGTCCTGTGGACTCTTGGGCAGGAACTCGTCGCCGAACACGGGGAACAAGGAGATGCGACCACGGCTGAACTCGTACTGGGCGCTGTTGGCGATCTCGTGGACGTCCTTGGACTTGAGGCACTGCATCACACCTCCCGGGTTTCGCCTCCAGTCTTGCTCGCTGTCCAGGCAACCCAGCTTGCGGGCCACGGTCAACGCCCGGTTGTACGCCACGTCTGGCTTGTTAAGTGGCGTGGTGGTGTACGGGTTACCTCCCAGCAGTATGGCGCGCTTGAATAGGCCGCGGCTTTTGGGCGACAGCATGTGGTACCCCACGCTCTGGGCGCCGGCGTCATGACCCATGAGGGTGACCATGTCCGGGTCCCCGCCGAAGTACTCCACGTTGTCGCGGACCCAGTTCATCGCCAGCCGCTGGTCCATCAGTCCCAAGTTTCCTGGCAGGTCCTTGTTGCGGCCGTACATGAAGCCGAAGGCGTTGAGGCGGTAGTTGAACGACACGGCGACCACGTCGCCCACCGATGCTAGGTGGGACATATCTGCTGAGGCCCTCTCGGAACCGCCGTGCGTGAAGGCGCCCCCGTGGATGAACACGACGACAGGCCGCCGCGTGCATTTGACGTCCTCGCCGCAGGTCTCCGGGGCCCACACGTTCAAGAAGAGACAGTCTTCGTTGACGCTCAGGTCATAATTGTTCCAGTTCTCGTCGGCGTAGAAGTACGTCTGCGGGCACGAGGGCGGCTTGATTGTGGCGTTGTAGATGCCCGTGCCCCAGTCGTAGTGGGCGACTGGTTTTCTAAAGCGCAGGTCTCCCACGGGGGCCATGGCGTAAGGGATGCCATAGAACTCGTCCACATGCCGATCGTTCACCGTGCGTCGCACGCCACGGGCACAGCCTGTCCTAAAGCACACCACGGGGGAGTCGGAAAAGATGTCGTTCTCGGAGGGCAGGCTTCGGCCGTGCACAGGAAGGGCGCTGAGCGCCACAACGGCCACAACAAGCGAGGCGAGCATCGCGATGCAACTGCGTGAAAGGACACAACGGTGAAAGTTGGactaattttttttaatcaaCAATAAGGTCTGCGCGACTATATCTCATGAATACAAAGCATATAACAATATGCAAGTTGTCTTTATGTGCAAGCGCACAATTCGTGCTctgttaatgaaaaaaaaaggctaacaTGAAAGTGTGTTCTCTATGTATCTTTGCTTAAAAACGAATGGCTTGCGGCAGCCTGCATCGCATACACTGCATGAAATGCTGGCGTGTTAAGCGCTTCGAAGTGCTTAACGGCGTATAGAACTAAACTGAACTTGAGTTCAATCTGGTAAGTTTAACAGAACTCATCATTAGTGCTACACATTCCCTCGTCCCATCCGCGCAGCATTCACAGACCACTTCCTGGCGTGCAGTTGCCGAATAGGAATGGAAGCGTGCAACGAATCTTCTCCCTCCTTTGCCTTCAAGCTAACCTGTTAGTTCTGCTTAATCATGCACACAACGATCCTCTTTTCGCGCAATCCCTGCTTACTCCTCCTAAAACGCTTGCTTCTCAGCGAGCGCCATTGTCATAAAGCTCCGCTCTCCTGTCTTATCCACCGTAGTTGCAAAGGGAATATTTTTGTACCTGCATCCATTTCTGTTGATCCCCATATTCTATATACTTCACTGTTTCACCGGTGCTCATCGTGGCTGGTTATTTGACCGCGAGCAGGAAATATGACAAAAGGCAAGGCTCCAATCGTTGAACTTACCGTGGTAGAATACGGAGAAATGCAATCGCCCCAAAGTAGCACACTGCCTCCAGAGCAAAACGCGCGCTCTCCTAATCTAACGTAACGCTGAAAGACCACTAAAAGCAGCAAAAAGTTGGCTTGCCGCTGAAAATCTAACACGGGGATTCTAGCAACGTAGCTACGATGAAAGCTTAAGTTTGGCTCCAGGGGATGCGCCCCGCGCTCAGACTTGGGCTAAGGCACGATAAGACGCGAGACTCCCGCCCCGGGCACGACTAGTGAGCCACGAAAAGGAACCAGGGCAGATGAGCTGCGCCGGAGGCGTCGGACACGACTGAGCGAACACCGGCGCGGGCGGGACAATGTATAGAGGCTCGCACGTGACCGGGGAGCGCGGCGAACCCACCTTGTCGAGTGGCTATCCTGGGCCTGCGGTCAAGATCAGCATCCTTCACACGCCCTCTCCGCGGAAGCTGCAGAGCGTAGTGATTCCACGTCCATACGGGGGCCACCTTTTGACGCGCGAGTCGCCCCCCTCTTCTTCGGCCGGGCCTTGAATACAGCCGAAAGGGGTACACGGCCGGCCCGCGCAGGGAAGAAGCCGGCACGGGAGAGGAGACCGAAGCGGAGCACTCTGGAAGGGCACCAACTCGCTCTCCCACGCGGTCTCTCTTGCGCGGCGATTACGCgcgaggcgagcggcgagagcgagGGCTACCTGCGAGAGGAGACGCGCAGGGGGGTGGCGGCTTACGTCAGGACGACGAGTTAGCAATGGGTCACCACGGCGGGCCCCAACACAGAATGCCGCTGCTCTAACCCGCATGCGGCCGCGCAATTCTCCTCCCCTCCGGGGCTATTAAGCGTGTAGCTCCGTCGGACAAGCTGGACGAAAGCCTTCTCCTTTTCCTCGTGACCGCGCATAATCGAATTTTGCACGCTGACGGAATCGAGCGCGCGCTTTCTGGGCTCGGGGGCAAAAACACGCCGTCTCACAATCGACTTTGTTTTATCCTGCATAGTTCGTGTATAACGTAATACGCCTTCGCCAGTGTCGGCATCGGGTGTCCAttttgtgtgtgggtgtgtgtgatGTTGTGGGCTGCTCTCACAGCGAAGCGAATTTCGATGTATGCGCTGAACCTGCGACCTACAGCTGTGAGTTGCTCGGCTGCTTGCGATCAGGGAGGCGCGTTCGTTGTCCGTTAACGAGGGGTCAAAACACTTCATTCAGGTTGGCAGCCTATCCTTACAAAATGCACACCGTAAACGCGTCATGGCCGCTGCTGTTGCGCGGCTCTGCGTCGAGGTGTCATTGCTCGCTGGATGGAATCCGCAATTCCTAACATACGTGTATTGTACGTCGCCGTGCGCTTAAAGAAGTCTTAATGTCTAGCGAATGAGTCGCTGAAAATTGAGCAGGCGCTTATGGCCATGTGCGCTAAACGGGGGCCTCCGTAATGCTGCCCCTTAAATTATTTCCATGGCCTTGCGTACTCATACAGTGCCCTAGGTAGAAATAaacttttacttttttatttttgttttatgcaCGACACTGCGCTGGTGCTGACAGTCGTTCGGGGAATTAGAGTGGAAGGGTAATAAAACCTCTTCTATTCATTCTCCTCGTGGAGCCTGTGCGTTTGTGAAATCGTCCGTGATGCGGGAAAGTGTGTAGGCCGGCTTATCTGTGTCAGTGTCTTAACTCGCCGACCGGATAGGTCTGGCTTACGATACTGTAGCAAGTCAGCCTATGTGCTGGCGCTTAGGCGCTGTGATTAGAGTCGTATGCCTTTAATTTAGCTTTCTTACCATGGACGGCGAATCGAAGCACTTAATTTATTATTACCTTGTTTAGAAACACTATCAGCTCGATAAGGGCCTCGACAGGAGCGTTGTTGTACAACCTAGTATAAGAGCTGGAAACAAAACAGCAACAGTGCAAAAATACATTGAGACCAAACAAATCGAGATCACTTTTTAAAAACAGCCTTCACTATTTGTTCTGGCTGCTTGTTCCAAGTTAGTATCTATAACAATCGatcaaaaattttgttctttgatAGTCATAGGGCAGGTATTTTTTCGTTACACAGGAGGTAGCTTCACTGATGTATTTGCCTTTGTCTATGAGTATTTCGTTATAATAGTATTATATAACAGATTTAACCCTTTTTATGTTCCTTTATCTTCTTTCGTACTGCTAAGAAGGGGAGTCCGCTCTATCCTGCCATGGACAAGCTTATTCTTGCCGTGAGTCCTCAGAAGAAAAAATTAAACGCGCGCGCGTCTTTTGATTCTAGAGTACCTCACAGCAGAGATGggtcaaaaatgtttttccagtGCCGTAGACTTATTTGATagcaacgacaaaaaaaaaagaaagacaggcaATGCGATCTCGAGGTCACGTAGAACATATTGCCAAGTGATGCGGACGTTATATAATACCACAGTAGTGTCGCTGCTTTCAATGAATAACGATTACTGGACTAAGTCATCCGTTTCAGGTCGTGAAAGCAGCAAACAGcctcttcaccagcgccacacccGATCGTTTGACCCCTGCATCTGCCTTACTGGCGAGAAAGTTCGGCGTAAATATTTATAACAGTCTCTTCCGGAAGTAAATCACGAACATTAATGCGTGCGATCTTGCATCGATTTTCCCTCTTCCGCTTAAGCTCCCTCGGCtctatttatttaattttatttaataAGTACACAACGGCCACTAGCGCCAGCCGCTCCTCTACCATTTACGTTAATTATTTGCAAATCAGCGGTTTAGAAACAAACTCGTATAGGTGGTCTAAACTTCGGGATTTCGAAGTACTAAGATTTCGCAAAGAGTTGGCAGCCTGTTGCCATTTGATTTCCGCCCAAGCACAGCGCAATCAAAGCGTGAGCCTTCCTTTCCGCTCCCTTTATTACAATGAGCATTGACTTCGGCATAAAAGTTCATGCACCAGACAACCTGTTGCGATTACTTGCGTTGAACGAATATTTTCaaccaggagcagcagcggcagtgacCTGGAAACAAGTAAACGCCACTATAAAATGACCGACAAACGCAATCGAAGGCTTGCACAGCCTTCGATTGCACAGGAAGCTgattgcaaataaaaaaagaaagggtaagggcgggggggggggggggatgcctcGCTACTTGGCTCGTTACGTTTTCCACAAAGGATTTTCAtgctgaaaaggaaagtgcacgccCTATCCAAGGCCGTTTCAAATGCGAAGTGCTCGAGACTTGTCTAAGTTGTGCGAGACTTGCACGCTGTGCCCAGCATATTATCTTTGTTTTCGCCCTTTTCTTTATTTGTGCGTGTTTTCCTCGTCACGACACAAAGCGGCTAGCGGGACGCAGGTGAGCGGACGTTCGCCTCCACCCTATCCACTGTACGCGCCACAGAGCGCATTATTATTTATGCTCATCAGGCGTAGGCAGATCGCAAGCTTCAAGTCGTTAAAGCCGTTCTCTGCGGCTTTCGTTGGTACGTTTTGATAATCATTACTCAGAAGAGCGGCTGGTGTACCCGAGCGCTTGACTAACGAAGGCAAAACGGTCAATGTACATTCGCCACTGCATCCGTCATAGCAGCGCAAGCGGCGAGAGCCACTAACCGCCGCGACTGCCTCTTCGAGAACTCTTAAAATGTTTTTGGTCCCCGCAGAACATCAAACACGTTGTTTTAGGGAGGAGAAACGACCGATGTCATTATGGAGATTAGACGCCACCAGAAATCGATTGTCGGTGTTATCATGTTATCCTTCCCTTGTATTGATGTCGATGTCAATGCTTTGCCGTGCCTGGCCAAGGTTTCCAGGTGTTCCCTTGAAGCTATGATCTTTTTTGAACCGCTCTTCTCAAAGGATCATTGAAGTTTTGCGCACACATGTTTACTTTAGGTATCGAAGGTTACGGGTGGCGAGGAGCCTCGAAGCAGTTGGCCGCTTAGAGAGCAATCATCGAGTCAGCAAGACTAAGAAGAGCAGCATAAAGAAACTTAAGAACGATTGTCGTCACCGTCAATTCAGAAATACACTTTCGATGCTGCTTTCAATGCACGAAAGGTTGTATCCCGCAAAAAGAAGCAAATGTACCGGAAATTTTGTCATTCCAGACTTCAAGGAGCGCCGCGTCTCATTTCTGCTGCCGCTGAAGAAATAACGCCATCAGTACAACGGCACTCAAGACGATGGTAAGGAGGGGGAGGAACCTTTGCTGTGGTTGCTGCCACTGTAATGCACAAGAACTCTGGTACACTCGAGTGTTAGCAGTTCCTTTGTGCTGTGGCTTCTAGGGCATAATGTACCCTTTTGTTTTCTGTTTAGCAAATAATGCTAGAACTCCTTTTGTAGCGAAGGGACAAGTGGTTTCAAAAAAGTGCCAACGTTCGCATGCAAAGTTATGAAACGAAAGTGTTCCAAGATAGGAAAagaaccgcagaaaaaaaaaggaaaaggacacTTAAGCACCGacttaaggttatgacgcgatagcgtagggGGTTGTGCTTTACATTTTGAATAGTT
Coding sequences within it:
- the LOC144136267 gene encoding acetylcholinesterase-1-like — protein: MLASLVVAVVALSALPVHGRSLPSENDIFSDSPVVCFRTGCARGVRRTVNDRHVDEFYGIPYAMAPVGDLRFRKPVAHYDWGTGIYNATIKPPSCPQTYFYADENWNNYDLSVNEDCLFLNVWAPETCGEDVKCTRRPVVVFIHGGAFTHGGSERASADMSHLASVGDVVAVSFNYRLNAFGFMYGRNKDLPGNLGLMDQRLAMNWVRDNVEYFGGDPDMVTLMGHDAGAQSVGYHMLSPKSRGLFKRAILLGGNPYTTTPLNKPDVAYNRALTVARKLGCLDSEQDWRRNPGGVMQCLKSKDVHEIANSAQYEFSRGRISLFPVFGDEFLPKSPQDMMEDSASFKGMDVLMGLTEEEAAALVYYGGYFDGAPADDITMGDVRYVVGLFYGMMYKRNAAPITNYYLNETEDSPSDMLKAGGRAIGDGVTLCPGNQFGEDLARRGANVYYFMLTQESSFGSQLFGPTYGEETLYMLGSMSDMSKSEEEKLLSEKIMKMLGRFTRTGRPDMPSMVSSWPRFSEENPQYLSISARNATVQIGPRLDECNFWRNFWRHRGGNGTSQDIVLG